From Primulina tabacum isolate GXHZ01 chromosome 2, ASM2559414v2, whole genome shotgun sequence, one genomic window encodes:
- the LOC142533299 gene encoding uncharacterized protein LOC142533299, which translates to MASTLVLLVVFVLDLIAFALAVAAEQRRSSAKIETSANSKYCVYDSDIATGLGVGSLLLLMASQVLIMAVSRCLCCGRALRPSRSRARAIAFFITCWVTFFIAEVCLVAGSVRNAYHTKYRTLLSDNPPSCETLRKGVFGAGAAFIIFTGIFSELYYVSYSKANDGFLPQSGDAGIRMGSI; encoded by the exons ATGGCTTCGACGTTGGTGTTGCTGGTAGTGTTTGTTCTTGATTTGATTGCTTTTGCACTTGCTGTTGCCGCTGAGCAACGCAGGTCTTCT GCCAAGATTGAAACAAGTGCAAATTCTAAATATTGTGTCTATGATTCGGACATAGCTACTGGTTTGGGTGTGGGATCACTTTTGCTCCTAATGGCTAGTCAGGTACTGATCATGGCAGTAAGTAGATGCTTGTGTTGTGGGAGAGCTCTTCGTCCGAGTCGTTCAAGGGCACGGGCAATCGCCTTTTTCATCACCTGCTG GGTAACATTTTTCATTGCCGAGGTGTGTTTGGTAGCTGGCTCGGTAAGAAATGCATACCATACTAAGTACCGGACCTTGTTGTCTGATAATCCTCCATCGTGTGAAACCTTGAGAAAGGGAGTCTTTGGAGCAGGAGCAGCGTTCATCATCTTTACTGGCATATTCTCTGAGCTGTATTATGTGAGCTATTCTAAAGCTAATGATGGATTCCTGCCTCAAAGTGGGGATGCTGGCATAAGGATGGGATCCATATAG
- the LOC142533309 gene encoding uncharacterized protein LOC142533309 isoform X1 yields MQIGTESNALNHNSDDVLKEENNYVFGGDSGNRSGDESSGGTVDGNSEVKKRNIFQSSIVDNVSTRGDHVKKKKGSMFFTPPNSTPRRKIKVTKQEFVDVEKKENTPGKVSMNEFKTRSDFCGHEEVVNEKMKLLTNFLARKELETKWLRSCKNMEKGGWYSGMIMELFFHR; encoded by the exons ATGCAAATTGGCACTGAAAGTAATGCATTGAATCATAATAgtgatgatgttttaaaagaagaaaacaatTACGTGTTCGGAGGCGACTCTGGAAATAGATCAGGTGATGAGAGCAGTGGTGGTACTGTTGATGGTAATTCAGAAGTAAAGAAGCGTAATATTTTTCAATCTTCAATTGTGGACAATGTGAGTACTAGGGGTGatcatgtgaagaaaaaaaaagggtCCATGTTTTTTACTCCGCCTAACTCAACACCAAGACGTAAGATAAAGGTGACAAAACAG GAATTTGTAGATGTTGAGAAGAAAGAAAATACTCCTGGCAAAGTTTCCATGAATGAATTCAAAACTAGATCCGATTTTTGTGGACATGAAGAAGTAGTTAATGAAAAGATGAAATTGTTGACAAACTTTCTTGCTAGAAAGGAATTGGA GACAAAGTGGTTACGAAGTTGCAAGAATATGGAAAAAGGAGGATGGTACTCTGGAATGATTATGGAGCTTTTCTTTCATAGATGA
- the LOC142533309 gene encoding uncharacterized protein LOC142533309 isoform X2, translated as MQIGTESNALNHNSDDVLKEENNYVFGGDSGNRSGDESSGGTVDGNSEVKKRNIFQSSIVDNVSTRGDHVKKKKGSMFFTPPNSTPRRKIKVTKQEFVDVEKKENTPGKVSMNEFKTRSDFCGHEEVVNEKMKLLTNFLARKELDVVV; from the exons ATGCAAATTGGCACTGAAAGTAATGCATTGAATCATAATAgtgatgatgttttaaaagaagaaaacaatTACGTGTTCGGAGGCGACTCTGGAAATAGATCAGGTGATGAGAGCAGTGGTGGTACTGTTGATGGTAATTCAGAAGTAAAGAAGCGTAATATTTTTCAATCTTCAATTGTGGACAATGTGAGTACTAGGGGTGatcatgtgaagaaaaaaaaagggtCCATGTTTTTTACTCCGCCTAACTCAACACCAAGACGTAAGATAAAGGTGACAAAACAG GAATTTGTAGATGTTGAGAAGAAAGAAAATACTCCTGGCAAAGTTTCCATGAATGAATTCAAAACTAGATCCGATTTTTGTGGACATGAAGAAGTAGTTAATGAAAAGATGAAATTGTTGACAAACTTTCTTGCTAGAAAGGAATTGGA TGTTGTCGTTTGA
- the LOC142537970 gene encoding uncharacterized protein LOC142537970: MGLSTKQVCDDHQDEDWDQTNLLQSGMVELPKPPTIRQQIQPRSESSKCPRCSSTNTKFCYFNNYNKSQPRHFCKSCKRHWTKGGTLRNVPVGGVRKNKRPKISNTSTTTTSAPSAQSCTKFPPVIDIIDQKFTYNTLYHSLILPLSPLSYNSTNDINTKLLVGRNGTDNTRGLNVSEPHNLNTEFTFSSLNTFEMNSSLIMNPTSYQSLNAYDQYYPSSFESMEESIITTVNIPSTSSIPWPGPDTRTTGIEDFPNYWSCIWKNEIEQSTSSDINIVWGNDEI; this comes from the coding sequence ATGGGATTGAGTACTAAACAGGTCTGCGACGATCATCAAGACGAAGACTGGGATCAGACTAATTTGCTACAGTCAGGCATGGTGGAGCTACCAAAACCACCGACAATACGGCAGCAGATTCAGCCACGATCAGAATCCTCAAAGTGTCCGAGGTGCAGTTCAACAAACACTAAGTTTTGTTACTTCAACAACTATAACAAATCTCAGCCTCGCCATTTTTGCAAATCTTGCAAAAGGCATTGGACCAAAGGTGGCACTCTTCGTAACGTTCCAGTTGGTGGTGTCAGGAAAAACAAGCGGCCCAAGATTTCAAACACCTCCACCACCACTACTTCCGCCCCAAGTGCGCAAAGTTGCACAAAATTTCCTCCAGTAATCGATATCATTGACCAGAAATTCACGTATAATACTCTATACCATTCCTTGATCCTCCCCTTGTCTCCCTTATCCtataattcaacaaatgacaTCAACACGAAGCTTTTAGTGGGAAGAAATGGGACAGACAATACAAGAGGTTTAAATGTCTCGGAGCCTCATAATCTGAACACCGAATTTACATTCTCGAGTTTGAATACATTCGAAATGAATTCTTCTTTGATTATGAATCCTACTTCCTATCAGTCGTTAAACGCTTATGATCAGTACTATCCCAGTAGTTTTGAATCCATGGAAGAATCAATCATTACCACAGTAAATATTCCATCCACTAGCAGTATCCCATGGCCTGGCCCGGATACCAGAACTACTGGTATAGAAGACTTTCCAAACTATTGGAGTTGTATTTGGAAAAATGAGATTGAGCAGTCAACTTCATCTGATATCAATATAGTATGGGGCAATGATGAGATATAG